The Dendropsophus ebraccatus isolate aDenEbr1 chromosome 10, aDenEbr1.pat, whole genome shotgun sequence genome has a segment encoding these proteins:
- the GJB1 gene encoding gap junction beta-1 protein, whose translation MNWAGLYAILSGVNRHSTGIGRIWLSVVFIFRIMVLVVAAESVWGDEKSAFTCNTQQPGCNSVCYDHFFPISHIRLWALQLIIVSTPALLVAMHVAHLQHQEKKILRMSGHDDPKELAEVKKQKIRISGTLWWTYTLSVVFRIVFEAAFMYIFYLIYPGYAMIRLVKCSSYPCPNTVDCFVSRPTEKTIFTVFMLSASGICIVLNVAEVFFLIAKACSRRSQRHGDSYRDKEHRQNEMNTLLTGESLIKRAPGSQEKGEHCATS comes from the coding sequence ATGAACTGGGCAGGATTATATGCCATTCTAAGTGGCGTGAACCGCCATTCCACTGGGATTGGGCGCATATGGCTGTCTGTGGTCTTCATCTTCCGTATAATGGTTCTTGTAGTGGCTGCAGAGAGTGTCTGGGGAGATGAGAAGTCGGCATTTACTTGCAATACACAACAGCCTGGATGTAACAGTGTTTGCTATGATCACTTCTTCCCTATCTCTCACATCCGACTGTGGGCCCTTCAACTTATCATTGTATCCACACCGGCACTTCTTGTAGCTATGCATGTGgctcatttgcagcaccaggagaAGAAGATTTTACGTATGTCTGGCCATGATGATCCTAAAGAACTGGCGGAAGTGAAAAAGCAGAAGATCAGAATCTCAGGCACTCTGTGGTGGACATATACACTGAGTGTGGTCTTCAGAATAGTCTTTGAAGCTGCTTTCATGTACATATTTTATCTCATCTACCCTGGATATGCCATGATACGACTTGTCAAATGCAGCTCATACCCCTGCCCTAACACAGTGGATTGTTTTGTGTCTCGCCccacagaaaaaactatttttacagTCTTTATGCTCTCAGCTTCAGGAATCTGCATTGTTCTAAATGTAGCTGAAGTTTTCTTTCTGATTGCTAAGGCCTGTAGCCGTAGAAGCCAGAGGCATGGGGATTCATACCGTGATAAGGAACACCGGCAGAATGAGATGAACACGCTACTTACTGGAGAAAGTCTTATAAAAAGGGCCCCAGGGAGTCAGGAGAAAGGTGAACATTGTGCAACATCCTAG